The Bacteroidota bacterium genome window below encodes:
- the hutI gene encoding imidazolonepropionase, with translation MNLFIKNIGQLVTVAAHGNRIKSGSGMRELHIHNNASILIQNGIIVNIGGPELSHDDDIDVIDAEGKVVLPGFVDSHTHTVYAGSRENEFAMRAEGKTYQEIAEAGGGILSTMHATREATKRDLYRFAERRLNDMLRNGTTTVEIKSGYGLSPEGEMKMLEVISELKRDHYATIVATFLGAHAFPPEYKDDKQGYVNRICDYMLPYVAEKKLASFVDVFCELGYFDLKMTEQIILEAKRHGLIPKLHADQLNTIGATELGVQHNAISVDHLEKTNETGIAALKNSQTIATVLPGCSLFLNHPYAPARKMIDEGIPVAIATDFNPGSQMCYSMQMMLMLACTQMQLTPEEAITAATLNGAAALGLSNEIGSIEIGKQADVVLYNVHDYRFIPYHYGTNHVWKVVKNGVLLDF, from the coding sequence ATGAACTTATTCATTAAAAATATAGGCCAATTAGTTACTGTTGCAGCGCATGGTAATCGGATAAAATCTGGTTCCGGTATGCGCGAGTTGCATATTCATAATAATGCATCAATACTGATACAAAACGGTATCATTGTCAATATTGGCGGACCGGAACTGTCTCATGATGATGACATTGATGTGATCGATGCCGAAGGGAAAGTAGTCCTTCCCGGTTTTGTCGATTCTCACACGCATACAGTCTATGCCGGAAGTAGAGAGAATGAATTTGCCATGCGTGCCGAGGGAAAAACATATCAGGAGATAGCGGAAGCGGGAGGAGGCATACTTTCAACGATGCATGCAACACGCGAAGCAACAAAGAGAGATCTGTATCGGTTCGCCGAGCGCCGATTGAACGATATGCTGAGAAACGGAACTACAACCGTTGAGATTAAAAGCGGTTATGGACTCTCGCCGGAGGGAGAAATGAAAATGCTTGAAGTGATCTCTGAGCTAAAACGAGACCACTATGCGACTATCGTTGCAACATTTCTCGGAGCGCACGCTTTCCCGCCAGAATATAAAGATGACAAACAAGGATATGTAAACCGTATCTGTGATTATATGCTTCCCTATGTTGCTGAAAAAAAATTGGCTTCGTTTGTGGATGTGTTTTGCGAATTGGGATATTTCGATCTGAAGATGACAGAGCAAATTATTCTTGAAGCAAAACGTCACGGATTGATTCCCAAACTCCACGCCGATCAGTTGAATACGATTGGTGCAACGGAACTGGGAGTGCAGCACAATGCGATCTCCGTCGATCATTTGGAAAAAACGAACGAGACCGGTATTGCAGCGCTGAAGAATTCGCAAACCATCGCGACCGTCCTTCCGGGATGCTCATTATTTTTGAATCATCCATATGCTCCCGCTCGAAAGATGATTGACGAGGGAATACCCGTGGCGATTGCGACTGATTTCAATCCCGGTTCGCAGATGTGTTATTCCATGCAGATGATGCTGATGCTCGCTTGCACTCAAATGCAATTGACACCCGAAGAGGCAATTACAGCAGCAACACTCAATGGCGCTGCAGCGCTTGGACTCTCAAACGAAATTGGAAGCATCGAAATAGGAAAACAAGCAGACGTTGTGTTGTATAACGTTCACGATTATCGTTTTATTCCATATCACTACGGCACGAACCATGTTTGGAAAGTTGTAAAGAACGGTGTGTTGCTGGATTTTTAA
- the pnuC gene encoding nicotinamide riboside transporter PnuC, producing the protein MEIAEIIAVILGLISVYLVTRQQVWCYPLGIISVFVYIFIFYEVKLYADMGLQVFFIILQAYGWYEWLYGGKEHSALSVSWGTNRVYMMIVLFVVIGTATLGYTLHELTDASLPYVDSFLAVLSMAAQWLMAKKYIENWILWIIVNIGSIAMYGYKGLYFTMFLFAVYFGLAILGYKEWKKSLIVQPT; encoded by the coding sequence ATGGAAATCGCAGAGATCATTGCTGTTATTCTTGGATTAATTTCTGTCTATCTTGTGACTCGTCAACAAGTTTGGTGTTATCCTCTCGGGATTATTTCGGTCTTCGTCTATATTTTTATCTTTTATGAAGTAAAACTCTATGCCGATATGGGACTGCAGGTTTTCTTTATTATTCTGCAGGCGTATGGCTGGTATGAATGGCTGTACGGAGGGAAAGAACATTCTGCGCTGTCTGTTTCCTGGGGAACAAACAGAGTCTATATGATGATTGTGTTGTTTGTCGTAATCGGTACGGCGACTCTTGGATATACACTTCATGAACTTACCGATGCATCATTACCGTATGTCGATTCATTCCTGGCAGTGTTGAGCATGGCCGCTCAATGGCTGATGGCAAAAAAATATATTGAGAATTGGATTCTCTGGATCATCGTTAACATCGGATCCATTGCCATGTATGGTTACAAGGGGTTGTACTTCACCATGTTCTTGTTCGCGGTCTATTTCGGATTGGCAATACTCGGTTACAAGGAATGGAAAAAATCACTGATTGTTCAGCCGACGTGA
- a CDS encoding PAS domain S-box protein, translating into MNNFPSSAKQHAPAGSFFNARLIIAFIFALMTLLVVGTFAYQTVLQLTDDYGNIEHTFEVIREFDKTVVGISTGQTELRAFYLTADSSYLRTYYAKIDTVHRHLSNLQKWIASDSVQNQTLKMLEVAVLNRVQFNEGKIKAFSRGGQTQADKEYSVQKSQEFIRRIDSIVNRMESTEKQELAERKTKTTNQTNRTLLLITFGGIISFALQLIVFLFLFKEVRQRTKVEKEIRDSEKRFISFLEAVPAGVFILTADGKPFYANEEAKKILGAGIVPDTSTQNLAEVYHAYLQGTDIPYSSEFIPIVRALKGERSTISDIEIWKPDAITPLFVTGAPIYDSEGHLQYAMAAFIDISEQKRVQQQLAESETRFRQIIENASDIIYRTDELGQFTYVNPTGLTMMGYNTSEVIGKHFSLFVKEEEKQKVFRYYYKQRQNKTASSYLEFSAITKGGDVVILGQSVGLLFEKNKDVGFLAIARNVTLQKQAEEEIARRQQQLDTVITTVDEGITLSDESGRFEIFNTKMEELTGYSKDEANTGEFTKLLYPDPVEQRKGLNRLGEVVEKGFIYDVETTIKTKSGQEKILLISTRIVHVKDTVMYLSAYRDITLRKQFEEELKKAKDSAESATIAKSQFLATMSHEIRTPMNGVIGMTDLLMQTDLTPEQREYTDVIRTSGETLLTLINDILDFSKIESGKLDMEKRPIEVQSLVEETFDLVARRAVEKGLDLVYLIDPSTPAYIIGDPIRLRQILLNLTNNAIKFTEKGEVFVTVKEIQRENDITTLQFSVKDTGIGIPPEKVEKLFKAFSQVDASTTRKFGGTGLGLAISKRLVELMEGNVWVESNVGKGATFHFTIKVPTSASTDALPKKYVRGKIPELQGKRVLLVDDNVTNLNILSIQCDNWGMHPRATTSQQDALQWLKENDPFDVAVIDFHMPGMNGVDLARAIRGVRSEQSLPIVLFSSSGRSEFSETENALFAAVILKPMKQAHLYSTMIDVLAKHVHSESVRKNIEIKKVELLSNDLPLKILVAEDNLINQKLAIRLLQQLGYSTDIASNGKEAVSLIKQNRYDIVFMDLHMPEMDGLEATKTIMNASDIVTRPKIIAMTADAMSGDREKCIDAGMDDYISKPVRLDGLRDMLIHYGEMIMEQKTSNGQAVAAHIMYLRLKELLEQTDVPFMTEFVQSYPSQSEDTMHQLLSAWEKKDLVEVVFAAHKLRGLSLSFGAEELADLCKIVETNGDKNPNAISDQSIKDIEQSLHRSYDLLSATLSKLGIV; encoded by the coding sequence ATGAACAACTTCCCATCATCCGCAAAACAACATGCACCGGCCGGCAGTTTTTTTAATGCACGGTTGATTATCGCATTTATCTTTGCTCTCATGACGCTTCTTGTCGTCGGGACATTTGCATATCAAACAGTGCTGCAATTAACGGACGACTACGGAAATATTGAACATACGTTCGAAGTGATCAGGGAATTTGATAAAACTGTTGTTGGGATATCCACCGGACAGACCGAACTTCGTGCATTTTATCTCACGGCAGATTCGTCATATTTACGGACCTATTATGCAAAAATTGATACCGTCCACCGCCATTTGTCCAATCTTCAAAAATGGATTGCAAGCGATTCTGTACAGAATCAAACGCTCAAGATGCTGGAAGTTGCTGTCTTAAATCGTGTGCAATTTAATGAAGGAAAAATTAAGGCGTTTAGTCGCGGCGGTCAAACACAGGCTGATAAAGAATATAGTGTCCAAAAAAGTCAGGAGTTCATTCGACGGATTGACAGTATTGTCAACAGAATGGAATCGACCGAGAAACAAGAACTGGCTGAACGGAAAACAAAAACAACCAATCAAACAAATCGCACGCTTCTGCTGATTACCTTTGGCGGCATCATCAGCTTTGCGTTGCAGTTGATTGTTTTCCTGTTTCTCTTTAAAGAGGTTCGGCAAAGAACAAAAGTGGAAAAAGAAATTCGAGACAGTGAAAAACGATTCATCAGTTTTTTAGAAGCAGTCCCTGCCGGCGTTTTTATTCTCACGGCGGATGGAAAACCATTCTACGCAAACGAAGAGGCAAAGAAAATTCTTGGTGCCGGAATAGTGCCGGATACGTCGACTCAAAATCTAGCAGAAGTGTATCATGCGTATCTTCAGGGGACTGATATTCCGTACTCATCAGAATTTATTCCTATTGTTCGAGCATTGAAAGGAGAGCGGTCCACTATTTCTGATATCGAAATCTGGAAGCCCGATGCCATTACTCCCTTATTTGTCACCGGCGCTCCCATCTATGATAGCGAAGGACATCTTCAATATGCGATGGCGGCATTCATTGATATTTCAGAACAGAAACGGGTGCAGCAGCAGTTGGCGGAAAGTGAAACGCGATTCCGACAGATTATTGAGAATGCTTCCGATATCATTTATCGGACGGACGAGTTGGGACAATTTACCTATGTGAATCCGACCGGATTGACAATGATGGGATATAATACTTCCGAAGTAATTGGGAAACATTTTTCGCTCTTTGTGAAAGAGGAAGAGAAGCAAAAAGTTTTTCGGTACTATTACAAACAACGGCAGAACAAAACAGCCTCCAGTTATTTAGAATTTTCCGCAATAACAAAGGGGGGCGATGTTGTGATTCTTGGACAAAGCGTCGGACTTTTATTTGAAAAAAACAAAGATGTTGGTTTTCTGGCTATTGCCCGAAACGTTACATTGCAAAAACAGGCCGAAGAAGAAATTGCCCGCCGTCAGCAACAGTTGGATACGGTCATCACCACGGTGGACGAAGGAATAACACTGAGCGATGAAAGCGGGCGATTTGAAATCTTTAATACAAAGATGGAAGAATTGACCGGATATTCTAAAGATGAAGCGAACACCGGCGAATTCACAAAACTGTTATATCCTGATCCGGTAGAACAGCGCAAAGGATTGAATCGCCTCGGGGAAGTGGTTGAGAAAGGTTTCATTTATGATGTTGAAACAACCATTAAAACAAAATCAGGCCAGGAAAAAATATTACTGATATCGACTCGAATAGTGCATGTGAAAGATACAGTGATGTATTTAAGTGCTTATCGGGATATTACCCTGCGAAAACAATTTGAAGAAGAGTTAAAAAAGGCAAAAGATTCAGCAGAGTCGGCGACAATTGCCAAATCGCAATTTCTTGCGACCATGAGTCACGAGATTCGCACACCGATGAATGGAGTCATTGGAATGACCGATCTCTTAATGCAAACAGATTTGACTCCTGAACAGCGTGAATACACCGATGTTATTCGTACCAGCGGTGAAACGCTGCTCACACTTATTAATGATATTCTTGATTTTTCCAAGATTGAATCCGGTAAACTCGATATGGAAAAACGTCCCATTGAAGTGCAGAGTCTTGTTGAAGAGACGTTCGATCTTGTTGCACGCCGCGCAGTGGAAAAAGGATTGGATCTCGTCTATCTCATTGATCCTTCAACCCCTGCGTACATCATTGGTGATCCTATTCGGCTGCGGCAGATCTTGTTGAATTTAACGAATAATGCAATCAAGTTTACCGAAAAAGGTGAAGTATTTGTCACAGTGAAAGAGATTCAGCGGGAAAATGATATTACGACTCTGCAATTTTCTGTGAAAGATACGGGAATCGGTATTCCTCCTGAAAAAGTAGAAAAATTATTCAAAGCATTTTCACAAGTGGATGCCTCAACGACAAGAAAATTTGGGGGAACGGGACTTGGTTTAGCAATTTCGAAACGATTGGTGGAATTAATGGAAGGGAACGTATGGGTGGAAAGCAATGTCGGAAAAGGAGCAACGTTCCATTTTACGATAAAAGTCCCTACATCGGCCTCAACGGATGCACTGCCGAAAAAATATGTTCGCGGAAAAATTCCCGAGTTGCAGGGGAAACGTGTCTTACTGGTTGATGACAACGTCACAAACCTGAACATTTTAAGTATTCAGTGTGACAATTGGGGAATGCATCCGCGTGCAACTACATCGCAGCAGGATGCGCTGCAATGGCTTAAAGAGAATGATCCGTTTGATGTAGCCGTCATCGATTTTCACATGCCGGGAATGAATGGTGTGGATTTAGCGAGAGCGATCAGAGGCGTACGAAGTGAACAATCGTTGCCGATAGTGCTTTTTTCTTCATCAGGCAGAAGCGAGTTTTCAGAAACAGAGAATGCTCTTTTCGCAGCAGTCATTCTCAAACCGATGAAGCAGGCACATTTGTATTCTACTATGATTGATGTGTTGGCAAAACATGTTCATTCGGAGAGTGTGCGCAAAAATATTGAGATCAAAAAGGTCGAGTTATTGTCAAACGATCTGCCGTTGAAAATTCTCGTTGCAGAAGATAATCTCATCAATCAAAAATTAGCCATACGATTATTGCAGCAGCTTGGTTATTCCACGGATATTGCTTCGAATGGCAAAGAAGCAGTGAGTCTGATTAAGCAGAACAGATATGATATTGTTTTTATGGATCTGCATATGCCGGAAATGGATGGATTAGAGGCGACCAAAACAATCATGAACGCTTCAGATATTGTGACACGTCCAAAAATAATTGCCATGACTGCTGATGCGATGAGCGGCGATAGAGAGAAATGTATTGATGCCGGCATGGATGATTATATCAGCAAACCGGTCCGATTAGATGGATTGCGCGACATGCTGATTCATTACGGCGAAATGATTATGGAGCAAAAAACTTCTAACGGCCAAGCCGTTGCCGCTCATATTATGTATCTTCGATTGAAAGAATTATTAGAGCAGACCGATGTTCCCTTTATGACCGAATTTGTACAATCCTATCCATCACAATCCGAAGATACTATGCACCAATTATTGTCTGCGTGGGAAAAAAAGGATCTGGTAGAAGTTGTATTTGCAGCACACAAACTACGCGGTCTTTCTCTCAGTTTTGGCGCGGAAGAACTAGCCGATCTCTGTAAAATTGTGGAGACAAATGGTGACAAGAATCCGAACGCAATATCAGATCAGTCAATAAAAGACATTGAACAATCGCTCCATCGATCGTACGATTTGCTCTCAGCCACCCTTTCAAAATTGGGAATTGTGTGA
- a CDS encoding thiamine diphosphokinase, translating to MKQKKRTHALIICNGEMPSSKLLAPLLKTKPYIICADGGANKVRAFGIVPDYILGDLDSITQKTRHYFSFVPVIHIADQESTDLEKVLTYLLANKFRSATIVGATGDRPDHTMANFSILLKYHKKLSLQFFDEHCTIEIVQKHIRFKAFIGQQISLVPMGKCSGIVTKGLKYSLKKESLELGVREGTSNEASASIIDITVKSGSLLLFRIHPLIRH from the coding sequence ATGAAACAAAAAAAACGCACGCATGCACTTATCATTTGCAACGGAGAGATGCCATCGTCAAAACTTCTGGCACCGTTGTTGAAAACCAAACCGTACATTATCTGTGCGGACGGAGGTGCAAATAAAGTGCGTGCGTTTGGGATAGTGCCTGATTATATCCTTGGGGATTTGGATTCAATTACACAAAAAACTCGTCATTATTTTTCGTTTGTTCCGGTTATTCACATTGCAGATCAGGAAAGTACGGATCTTGAAAAGGTGCTGACATATCTCTTAGCAAACAAATTCAGATCGGCGACAATTGTTGGGGCAACAGGGGATAGGCCCGACCATACGATGGCAAACTTCAGCATTCTTCTGAAATATCATAAAAAATTATCGCTGCAATTTTTTGATGAGCACTGCACAATAGAGATCGTTCAAAAGCACATTCGGTTCAAAGCATTTATCGGTCAACAAATATCATTAGTGCCGATGGGAAAATGTTCAGGAATTGTAACGAAAGGACTAAAATATTCCTTGAAGAAAGAATCGTTAGAATTGGGAGTGCGCGAAGGGACAAGCAATGAAGCATCAGCATCAATAATTGATATTACAGTAAAAAGCGGCTCGCTGCTTCTTTTTAGAATTCACCCACTCATCAGACACTAA
- a CDS encoding TonB-dependent receptor, whose translation MKNRNRKTQITKPFFFIFMVLNVQLYSQQESDSVKYSFDPVLVTGTTAKERETPVTFTNLHKGLIEQRYSMQDVPVMLAELPSMISYSDGGNGIGYNYIFLRGFDQRRLSIMVNGVPQNDPEDHNVYWIDFPDLLASSSNVQVQRGAGSAFYGPPAIGGSVNITTNPFEYKPYAKFETMFGFQEYGEGPQTLPLTMKKFSASYNSGLIENTYMFYGRLGKMQSNGYRNHSSFEAGSYFLGMLRFDQNITTRVHLFGGPLTDQLVYSGLPKWTNNDKKLRRLNLSYWDVDSTGKNFGYTTVRRPQENEGFNQPHYEVLNEWKISETQKLHNTLFYYDSHGYFDYDGSWADASLLRVDSLHGFAPTPLIQNAIIRGGVDLIQWGWLPRYELTHERGELTYGGEYRYHHGSHWGKIQYAEGLPANFDPDYRFYQYDAVKHMASVYMTENYKVQEDMTLMANIQFAFNQYRVENEKFLRNSFTVPYYFVNPRLGLNYNMSEEWNMYVSFGYTSREPRLRNLYAAEDAYFGALPAFSADTAGGKTKYDFDKPIAKPEQLLNLEYGAGYKTNEIQLNGNLYWMEFTDELIKSGQVDIFGNPVYGNAPRTRHLGFEVDGTIQPFEYFIVSGNVSLSTNYIVTFSSVDSVSNNVVYKTKLDNNPIAGFPDITANLRLTYQQEGLSTSLIAKHVGSFYTDNFKNSANKNDAYTVFNIESVYALPKMGDAQISLRGEIRNLLNVLYMQNGEGNAFFPAAERNYLIGLSVQL comes from the coding sequence ATGAAAAACCGCAACCGCAAAACCCAAATCACAAAACCTTTTTTTTTCATTTTCATGGTTTTGAATGTTCAACTTTATTCTCAACAAGAATCCGATTCGGTCAAATATAGTTTCGATCCGGTTTTGGTGACCGGAACAACCGCAAAGGAGCGTGAAACTCCCGTTACCTTCACCAATCTGCACAAAGGATTGATTGAACAGCGATATTCTATGCAGGATGTTCCGGTAATGCTGGCAGAGCTTCCTTCTATGATTTCCTATTCGGACGGCGGAAACGGCATCGGATATAATTATATATTTCTTCGCGGATTCGATCAACGCCGTCTTTCTATTATGGTGAACGGAGTTCCGCAGAACGATCCGGAAGACCACAATGTCTATTGGATTGATTTTCCCGATCTGCTTGCCAGTTCATCCAATGTTCAAGTGCAGCGCGGGGCCGGAAGTGCATTTTATGGACCTCCCGCTATCGGCGGTTCGGTGAACATCACAACAAATCCGTTCGAATACAAACCGTACGCAAAATTTGAAACAATGTTTGGTTTTCAGGAATATGGTGAAGGTCCGCAAACACTTCCGTTAACGATGAAGAAATTTTCTGCTTCCTATAATTCAGGTTTGATTGAAAATACATACATGTTTTACGGCCGCCTTGGAAAAATGCAGTCCAACGGTTATCGAAATCACTCCTCCTTTGAAGCCGGATCATATTTTCTCGGCATGCTTCGTTTTGATCAGAACATAACAACACGTGTTCATCTATTTGGCGGTCCGTTGACCGATCAATTGGTGTATAGCGGACTTCCAAAATGGACGAACAACGATAAAAAATTACGGCGGTTGAATCTGTCATACTGGGATGTTGATTCTACCGGGAAAAATTTTGGATATACAACTGTTCGTCGTCCTCAGGAGAACGAAGGATTCAATCAACCGCATTACGAAGTCTTGAACGAATGGAAAATATCTGAAACACAAAAATTACATAATACCCTGTTCTATTACGACAGTCACGGATATTTTGATTACGATGGTTCATGGGCAGATGCATCGTTGTTGCGAGTTGACAGTCTGCATGGATTTGCTCCAACACCGTTGATTCAGAATGCTATCATTCGCGGTGGTGTCGATCTTATCCAATGGGGATGGTTGCCGCGGTATGAATTGACTCACGAACGAGGGGAGTTGACGTATGGCGGAGAATATCGGTACCATCATGGATCGCATTGGGGAAAAATTCAATATGCGGAAGGATTGCCGGCGAATTTTGATCCAGATTATCGCTTCTATCAATACGACGCCGTAAAACATATGGCTTCAGTCTATATGACGGAGAACTATAAAGTGCAAGAAGATATGACATTGATGGCAAACATTCAGTTCGCATTCAATCAATATCGGGTGGAGAATGAAAAATTCCTGAGAAACTCCTTCACGGTTCCGTACTATTTTGTGAATCCACGATTGGGATTGAACTATAATATGTCTGAAGAATGGAACATGTATGTTTCGTTTGGGTATACATCCCGCGAACCGCGATTACGAAATCTTTACGCTGCCGAGGATGCGTACTTCGGAGCTCTTCCAGCATTTTCCGCAGATACCGCTGGCGGAAAGACAAAATATGATTTTGATAAACCGATTGCTAAACCGGAACAATTATTAAATCTTGAGTACGGAGCGGGATATAAGACCAACGAAATTCAATTGAACGGAAATTTGTATTGGATGGAATTCACCGACGAGTTGATTAAATCCGGGCAAGTCGATATTTTTGGCAACCCTGTGTACGGTAATGCACCCCGCACTCGACATCTGGGATTCGAAGTTGATGGAACAATTCAACCATTCGAATACTTCATTGTGAGTGGAAATGTCTCGCTTTCGACCAATTATATAGTTACGTTTTCTTCGGTTGATAGTGTTTCAAACAACGTAGTATATAAAACAAAACTGGATAATAATCCTATTGCAGGATTTCCGGATATCACAGCAAATCTGCGATTGACGTATCAGCAGGAAGGATTATCAACATCACTGATTGCAAAACACGTTGGCTCATTCTACACAGATAATTTCAAAAACTCGGCAAATAAAAACGATGCCTATACAGTATTCAATATTGAATCTGTCTATGCATTGCCGAAGATGGGCGACGCTCAAATTTCACTGCGCGGAGAAATTCGTAATCTATTGAATGTTTTGTATATGCAAAACGGCGAGGGAAATGCATTCTTTCCAGCCGCAGAACGAAATTATTTGATCGGATTGTCAGTTCAATTATAA